Proteins encoded by one window of Halichondria panicea chromosome 8, odHalPani1.1, whole genome shotgun sequence:
- the LOC135339527 gene encoding dynein regulatory complex protein 10-like, producing MATATMPLSRAFKASPVSFETNKTDSRRVRLIKKGGRTDTLSPTTPLSEDPLRILAPAQKKLSTIESQRVLGVIDETMKRLEGVSTLSQLVGSIDRLSVSLGSELVLLLEEYKSLVAQYNALYLAMNPTGSSTTVDSASISRLARESFSVGSPNSISRLARESFSFGSPLGSRTSLGSGEGSLHGRLEPLEAVNSEEMTEERLVALGDRLRHVVRCILRGLKENPSISPLLHSVGTSKSSVALMGAMSDLRGIVNERLLTSQVEEKNRTEHLRVVEQRRVSAEELIRKLEEELAQAQEQMNNEVSLKNDEIKRLKANIKTVINLAENAHRKTQLEATNQQKSDTASFDSRKSALEEGIAGLSKKYREMLAEHREREQELRKRAFKRETELENWIQKYDAEMGEKQDELEQLETEFDEETGQLKELNEKLEILRVEYEAVKAEQDEARRRTDEADRKLRQMTTASRVIQRMWRRYIEHKKALKAQGKGKKKGKKGKGKGKGKGKGKKKKK from the exons ATGGCTACAGCCACAATGCCTCTGAGTAGAGCCTTCAAAGCATCACCTGTCTCCTTCGAAACGAATAAAACGGACTCACGACGTGTGCGATTAATCAAGAAAGGCGGACGTACGGACACCCTCAGTCCCACCACCCCACTGTCAGAGGACCCACTGCGAATACTGGCTCCTGCTCAGAAGAAACTCAGTACTATAGAATCACAACGCGTACTGGGAGTCATAGACGAAACCATGAAACGATTGGAGGGAGTGTCGACACTATCCCAGTTGGTTGGATCCATTGATCGTCTCTCAGTGTCTCTAGGATCAGAGCTAGTCTTGCTACTGGAGGAGTATAAAAGTCTAGTGGCCCAGTACAATGCTCTGTATCTGGCCATGAATCCAACAGGTAGCAGTACTACTGTGGACAGTGCTAGTATCAGCAGGTTGGCGAGGGAGAGCTTCTCAGTTGGATCACCAAACAGTATCAGCAGATTAGCTAGAGAGAGCTTCTCATTTGGATCGCCGCTTGGCAGCAGAACAAGTTTAGGGAGCGGAGAAGGGAGCTTACATGGACGACTAGAGCCACTGGAGGCAGTAAACAGCGAGGAGATGACTGAAGAGCGGCTAGTAGCTTTGGGGGATCGGTTGCGACATGTGGTGCGTTGTATACTGAGAGGTCTTAAAGAGAATCCGTCCATCTCTCCACTACTGCACTCAGTGGGAACGTCCAAGTCAAGTGTTGCTCTCATGGGGGCTATGAG TGATCTTCGAGGGATTGTCAATGAGCGGCTCCTAACATCACAGGTGGAGGAGAAGAATCGAACAGAGCACCTGAGAGTGGTGGAGCAGAGGAGGGTCAGTGCTGAGGAGCTCATCAGAAAATTGGAGGAGGAGCTGGCACAGGCACAGGAGCAAATGAATAATGAG GTTTCTCTTAAGAACGATGAGATTAAGAGGCTCAAAGCGAACATTAAGACAGTCATCAATCTAGCAGAGAACGCACATCGCAAGACCCAATTAGAGGCAACCAACCAGCAGAAGAGTGATACCGCTTCCTTTGACAGTCGTAAGAGTGCTCTGGAGGAGGGCATTGCCGGTCTGAGCAAGAAATACCGCGAGATGTTAGCTGAGCACAGAGAGAGGGAACAAGAACTCAGGaag AGGGCATTCAAACGTGAAACTGAGCTGGAGAACTGGATACAGAAGTATGACGCTGAGATGGGCGAGAAACAAGACGAGCTGGAGCAACTTGAAACAGAGTTTGATGAGGAGACAGGGCAACTCAAGGAGCTCAATGAGAAACTTGAG ATTCTGAGGGTGGAGTACGAGGCAGTGAAAGCTGAACAAGACGAGGCACGTCGTCGTACAGATGAGGCTGATCGGAAACTGAGGCAAATGACCACAGCTTCACGCGTCATTCAGAGGATGTGGAGACGCTACATTGAGCATAAGAAAGCTCTGAAGGCCCAGGGCAAGGGCAAGAAAAAAGGAAAAAAAGGAAAAGGCAAAGGAAAAGGGAAGGGAAAAGGaaagaagaaaaagaaatAA
- the LOC135339528 gene encoding uncharacterized protein LOC135339528 isoform X4, giving the protein MRLATGLVCLALVVVCALQAKATGSTYSRTANYQNEIVIRCPDKKKATIQTLQAHSDVWHVGKDTIDVRLSKKTFARVQNYFPKCHIVVANVESFVQQAEVQMFRMAEEQAWVQEVMAETIPKCGGLKQCEAALEEWEADQQMSLSFFEQYHPYEDIKSFYKTLSETHANLVTYVSSIGKTAEGRDMPAVHITASKNPNRKRFYMQCQLHAREWITGAVCMYIANYLATEYKKDSRVKNLLDNIEFVMVPIVNPDGIVYTWEHDRLWRKNRKQNLYSPSCPGVDINRNFPLAFLHKSIGHACEEDYPGFNAGSEHETQHIMNFFRSNAPIVGSIDWHSYSQLILRPYGYTNASAPDESFMRSISNGMADKIHSVHGQYYTPETSNKPYYAYGVSIDWVYSNDAASTNKGYRAASICIELRDTGQYGFLLPADQIVPTAEEVLPAVLYYAEAMLNHPLIYNKESQLKEPVFDAKKHHSRNGL; this is encoded by the exons ATGAGACTGGCCACAGGGCTTGTGTGTTTAGCCCTTGTGGTAGTGTGTGCACTTCAAGCAAAGGCCACTGGGTCTACCTACTCAAGGACAGCTAACTATCAGAATGAGATTGTCATTCGATg CCCTGACAAGAAGAAGGCCACCATACAAACCCTACAAGCTCACTCTGACGTTTGGCACGTAGGCAAAGACACGATTGACGTTCGCCTGAGCAAGAAAACGTTTGCACGTGTGCAGAACTACTTCCCTAAATGCCATATTGTTGTGGCCAACGTGGAGTCATTTGTGCAGCAAGCTGAGGTACAGATGTTCAGGATGGCAGAGGAACAGGCGTGGGTACAAGAGGTTATGGCTGAAACCATCCCAAAG TGTGGTGGCCTAAAGCAGTGTGAGGCTGCTCTGGAAGAATGGGAGGCTGATCAACAAATgtctctttctttctttgaaCAATAT caccCCTATGAGGACATCAAGTCATTCTACAAGACACTCTCTGAGACTCATGCTAACTTGGTGACGTATGTGTCCTCCATTGGTAAGACAGCCGAGGGCAGGGACATGCCAGCAGTGCACATCACTGCCTCCAAGAATCCCAACAGAAAGAGGTTCTACATGCAGTGCCAACTCCATGCAA GAGAGTGGATCACTGGtgcagtgtgcatgtacattgccAACTACCTAGCAACGGAGTACAAAAAGGACAGTAGAGTAAAGAATCTCCTAGACAACATAGAGTTTGTGATGGTGCCCATTGTCAACCCGGACGGaatagtg TACACGTGGGAGCATGACCGACTCTGGCGTAAGAACAGAAAGCAGAACTTGTATTCACCAAGCTGTCCTGGAGTAGACATCAATAGAAACTTTCCTCTTGCATTTCTCCAC AAATCTATCGGGCATGCGTGCGAGGAAGACTACCCCGGTTTTAATGCAGGCTCTGAGCACGAAACACAACATATCATGAATTTCTTTCGTAGCAATGCTCCTATCGTTGGCTCCATTGATTGGCACTCTTATAGTCAGCTGATCTTGCGACCGTACGGGTACACGAACGCATCTGCACCAGACGAATCTTTCATGCGCAGTATCTCCAACGGTATGGCGGACAAGATACACAGCGTACACGGACAGTACTACACACCCGAGACATCAAACAAGCCCTACTATGCTTACGGCGTCAGTATTGACTG GGTGTACAGTAACGATGCTGCATCCACCAACAAGGGCTACAGGGCTGCCTCCATCTGCATTGAACTGAGAGACACAGGCCAGTATGGATTCTTACTGCCTGCTGATCAG aTTGTCCCCACTGCTGAGGAGGTGCTCCCTGCTGTCCTGTACTATGCTGAGGCAATGCTGAACCATCCCCTCATTTACAACAAGGAGTCTCAACTGAAGGAGCCAGTTTTCGATGCAAAGAAACATCACTCCCGCAATGGACTGTGA
- the LOC135339531 gene encoding uncharacterized protein LOC135339531, whose product MKKLSKLVSCVAVLLLVFLLQHLITVNKDGSYNFLPVNLSTSLSQLVASTAKENVCKVYYERSGVNFNMKSSTSFDKVGMQEYSSTKTKRDMNTITEAPCNPLKQEDIESVQKFVFFVGYARSGHSIVASLLDAHPNIIMAHEFNLFRAWTEHGGAKLSNKTHLYNKLWANSCNALRGWRSKENSRKGYSLNIASPWLGNFKKLQVIGDKSGAVTTQVYSNSSEKFDNILDKLIKTVNVPIKVIHVVRNPYDIASTRLLYVESAGKSSKLNATTEHKLCSIQHLHKQVNRTITLTTHVHNFLATASLDVLDVHLVDIIEEPGRTLQTLCTFLGVDCSPDYINTCTSKLYKKVARTRDTVIWPEWLMDKIYLEIIKPFPSFWRYSFYGN is encoded by the coding sequence ATGAAGAAGCTGTCCAAACTAGTGTCTTGTGTGGCTGTGCTACTATTAGTGTTTCTTCTACAACACTTGATTACTGTAAACAAAGATGGCAGCTATAACTTCTTACCAGTGAATTTAAGTACATCACTGTCCCAACTTGTCGCCTCCACTGCCAAAGAAAATGTGTGTAAAGTATACTACGAACGTAGTGGTGTAAATTTTAACATGAAGAGCAGCACATCTTTTGACAAAGTCGGGATGCAAGAATACAGCTCAACAAAGACAAAAAGAGATATGAATACCATAACAGAGGCACCATGTAATCCGTTGAAGCAAGAAGACATTGAGTCCGTTCAAAAGTTTGTATTTTTCGTTGGCTACGCAAGAAGTGGACATAGTATAGTAGCCAGTTTATTGGACGCTCatccaaacataattatggcacatGAATTCAATCTGTTTCGAGCATGGACTGAGCATGGAGGAGCAAAACTGTCCAACAAAACGCATCTCTACAACAAGCTCTGGGCTAACAGCTGCAATGCCCTCAGGGGTTGGAGAAGCAAGGAAAATAGCAGGAAAGGATATAGTTTAAATATCGCCTCTCCCTGGCTGGGTAATTTCAAAAAGTTACAAGTAATTGGAGACAAGTCAGGTGCCGTGACTACACAAGTGTATTCAAACTCCTCGGAAAAATTTGATAACATTTTGGACAAACTGATAAAAACAGTAAATGTTCCGATCAAGGTTATTCATGTGGTTAGAAATCCATACGATATTGCATCAACAAGACTACTATATGTCGAATCTGCAGGAAAATCATCAAAGTTGAATGCTACTACAGAACACAAACTCTGTAGTATACAACACCTACACAAGCAAGTGAACAGAACAATTACCCTGACAACACATGTTCACAATTTTCTCGCTACGGCAAGTTTGGATGTTCTAGATGTACATTTGGTTGACATCATAGAAGAACCGGGTAGAACTCTCCAAACATTGTGCACTTTCCTTGGAGTGGACTGCTCTCCAGACTACatcaatacatgtaccagtAAGCTGTATAAGAAAGTTGCAAGAACAAGGGATACAGTGATTTGGCCAGAATGGTTGATGGATAAAATTTACCTGGAAATTATTAAACCTTTTCCTTCTTTTTGGAGATATTCTTTTTATGGTAACTAA
- the LOC135339528 gene encoding carboxypeptidase O-like isoform X2, whose amino-acid sequence MRLATGLVCLALVVVCALQAKATGSTYSRTANYQNEIVIRCPDKKKATIQTLQAHSDVWHVGKDTIDVRLSKKTFARVQNYFPKCHIVVANVESFVQQAEVQMFRMAEEQAWVQEVMAETIPKCGSLKQCEAALEDWEADQQMSSSFFEQYHPYEDIKSFYKTLSETHANLVTYMPSIGKTAEGRDMPAVHITASKNPNRKRFYMQCQIHAREWITGGVCMYIANHLATEYEKSSRVKSLLDNMEFVMVPIVNPDGIAYTWEHDRLWRKNRKQNSYSPSCPGVDINRNFPLGFLHKSIGHACDEDYPGFNAGSEHETKNIMKFFRNNAPIVGSIDWHSYGQLILRPYGYTNASAPDESFMLSLSNTMKDKIHSVHGQHYSPEKSEELYFCYGIAADWLYSNNAASTNKGYRSASICIELRDSGHPYGFLLPADQIVPTAEEVLPAVLYYAETMLNHPLIYNRKSQLKEPVFDAKKHHSRNGL is encoded by the exons ATGAGACTGGCCACAGGGCTTGTGTGTTTAGCCCTTGTGGTAGTGTGTGCACTTCAAGCAAAGGCCACTGGGTCTACCTACTCAAGGACAGCTAACTATCAGAATGAGATTGTCATTCGATg CCCTGACAAGAAGAAGGCCACCATACAAACCCTACAAGCTCACTCTGACGTTTGGCACGTAGGCAAAGACACGATTGACGTTCGCCTGAGCAAGAAAACGTTTGCACGTGTGCAGAACTACTTCCCTAAATGCCATATTGTTGTGGCCAACGTGGAGTCATTTGTGCAGCAAGCTGAGGTACAGATGTTCAGGATGGCAGAGGAACAGGCGTGGGTACAAGAGGTTATGGCTGAAACCATCCCAAAG TGTGGTAGCCTGAAGCAGTGTGAGGCTGCTCTGGAAGATTGGGAGGCTGATCAACAAATGTCTTCTTCCTTCTTTGAACAATAT caccCCTATGAGGACATCAAGTCATTCTACAAGACACTCTCTGAGACTCATGCTAACTTGGTGACGTATATGCCCTCCATTGGTAAGACAGCCGAGGGCAGGGACATGCCAGCAGTGCACATCACTGCCTCCAAGAATCCCAACAGAAAGAGGTTCTACATGCAGTGCCAGATCCACGCAA GAGAGTGGATCACTGGtggagtgtgcatgtacattgccAACCATCTAGCAACAGAGTATGAAAAGAGCAGTAGAGTAAAGAGTCTCCTAGATAACATGGAGTTTGTGATGGTGCCCATTGTCAACCCGGACGGAAtagcg TACACGTGGGAGCATGACCGACTCTGGCGTAAGAACAGAAAGCAGAACTCGTATTCACCAAGCTGTCCTGGAGTAGACATCAATAGAAACTTTCCTCTGGGATTTCTCCAC AAATCTATCGGGCATGCGTGTGATGAAGACTACCCCGGTTTTAATGCAGGCTCTGAGCACGAAACTAAAAATATCATGAAATTCTTTCGTAACAATGCTCCTATCGTTGGCTCCATTGATTGGCACTCTTATGGACAGCTGATCTTGCGACCGTACGGATACACAAACGCATCTGCACCAGACGAATCTTTCATGCTAAGCCTCTCCAACACTATGAAGGACAAGATACACAGTGTGCACGGACAACACTACTCACCAGAGAAATCAGAAGAGCTCTACTTTTGTTACGGCATTGCTGCTGACTG GCTGTACAGTAACAATGCTGCATCCACCAACAAGGGCTATAGGTCTGCCTCCATCTGCATTGAACTGAGGGACTCTGGCCATCCATATGGATTCCTACTGCCTGCTGATCAG ATTGTCCCCACTGCTGAGGAGGTGCTCCCTGCTGTCCTGTACTATGCTGAGACAATGCTGAACCATCCCCTCATTTACAACAGGAAGTCTCAACTGAAGGAGCCAGTTTTCGATGCAAAGAAACATCACTCCCGCAATGGACTGTGA
- the LOC135339528 gene encoding carboxypeptidase O-like isoform X1: MRLATGLVCLALVVVCALQARATESTYSRTANYQNEIVVRCPDKKKATIQVLQAHSDVWHIGKDTIDLRLDKKMFARVQDYFSECHIVVANVESFVQQAEVQMFPTRMAEEQAWVQEVMAETIPKCGSLKQCEAALEDWEADQQMSSSFFEQYHPYEDIKSFYKTLSETHANLVTYMPSIGKTAEGRDMPAVHITASKNPNRKRFYMQCQIHAREWITGGVCMYIANHLATEYEKSSRVKSLLDNMEFVMVPIVNPDGIAYTWEHDRLWRKNRKQNSYSPSCPGVDINRNFPLGFLHKSIGHACDEDYPGFNAGSEHETKNIMKFFRNNAPIVGSIDWHSYGQLILRPYGYTNASAPDESFMLSLSNTMKDKIHSVHGQHYSPEKSEELYFCYGIAADWLYSNNAASTNKGYRSASICIELRDSGHPYGFLLPADQIVPTAEEVLPAVLYYAETMLNHPLIYNRKSQLKEPVFDAKKHHSRNGL; encoded by the exons ATGAGACTGGCCACAGGGCTTGTGTGTTTAGCCCTTGTGGTAGTGTGTGCACTTCAAGCAAGGGCCACTGAGTCTACCTACTCAAGGACAGCTAACTATCAGAATGAGATTGTCGTTCGATG CCCTGACAAGAAGAAGGCCACCATACAAGTCCTACAAGCTCACTCTGACGTTTGGCACATAGGCAAAGACACGATCGACCTTCGCCTGGACAAGAAAATGTTTGCACGTGTGCAGGACTACTTCTCTGAATGCCATATTGTTGTGGCCAACGTGGAGTCATTTGTGCAGCAAGCTGAGGTACAGATGTTCCCTACTAGGATGGCAGAGGAACAGGCGTGGGTGCAAGAGGTTATGGCTGAAACCATCCCAAAG TGTGGTAGCCTGAAGCAGTGTGAGGCTGCTCTGGAAGATTGGGAGGCTGATCAACAAATGTCTTCTTCCTTCTTTGAACAATAT caccCCTATGAGGACATCAAGTCATTCTACAAGACACTCTCTGAGACTCATGCTAACTTGGTGACGTATATGCCCTCCATTGGTAAGACAGCCGAGGGCAGGGACATGCCAGCAGTGCACATCACTGCCTCCAAGAATCCCAACAGAAAGAGGTTCTACATGCAGTGCCAGATCCACGCAA GAGAGTGGATCACTGGtggagtgtgcatgtacattgccAACCATCTAGCAACAGAGTATGAAAAGAGCAGTAGAGTAAAGAGTCTCCTAGATAACATGGAGTTTGTGATGGTGCCCATTGTCAACCCGGACGGAAtagcg TACACGTGGGAGCATGACCGACTCTGGCGTAAGAACAGAAAGCAGAACTCGTATTCACCAAGCTGTCCTGGAGTAGACATCAATAGAAACTTTCCTCTGGGATTTCTCCAC AAATCTATCGGGCATGCGTGTGATGAAGACTACCCCGGTTTTAATGCAGGCTCTGAGCACGAAACTAAAAATATCATGAAATTCTTTCGTAACAATGCTCCTATCGTTGGCTCCATTGATTGGCACTCTTATGGACAGCTGATCTTGCGACCGTACGGATACACAAACGCATCTGCACCAGACGAATCTTTCATGCTAAGCCTCTCCAACACTATGAAGGACAAGATACACAGTGTGCACGGACAACACTACTCACCAGAGAAATCAGAAGAGCTCTACTTTTGTTACGGCATTGCTGCTGACTG GCTGTACAGTAACAATGCTGCATCCACCAACAAGGGCTATAGGTCTGCCTCCATCTGCATTGAACTGAGGGACTCTGGCCATCCATATGGATTCCTACTGCCTGCTGATCAG ATTGTCCCCACTGCTGAGGAGGTGCTCCCTGCTGTCCTGTACTATGCTGAGACAATGCTGAACCATCCCCTCATTTACAACAGGAAGTCTCAACTGAAGGAGCCAGTTTTCGATGCAAAGAAACATCACTCCCGCAATGGACTGTGA
- the LOC135339528 gene encoding carboxypeptidase O-like isoform X3 translates to MRLATGLVCLALVVVCALQAKATGSTYSRTANYQNEIVIRCPDKKKATIQTLQAHSDVWHVGKDTIDVRLSKKTFARVQNYFPKCHIVVANVESFVQQAEVQMFRMAEEQAWVQEVMAETIPKCGGLKQCEAALEEWEADQQMSLSFFEQYHPYEDIKSFYKTLSETHANLVTYVSSIGKTAEGRDMPAVHITASKNPNRKRFYMQCQLHAREWITGGVCMYIANHLATEYEKSSRVKSLLDNMEFVMVPIVNPDGIAYTWEHDRLWRKNRKQNSYSPSCPGVDINRNFPLGFLHKSIGHACDEDYPGFNAGSEHETKNIMKFFRNNAPIVGSIDWHSYGQLILRPYGYTNASAPDESFMLSLSNTMKDKIHSVHGQHYSPEKSEELYFCYGIAADWLYSNNAASTNKGYRSASICIELRDSGHPYGFLLPADQIVPTAEEVLPAVLYYAETMLNHPLIYNRKSQLKEPVFDAKKHHSRNGL, encoded by the exons ATGAGACTGGCCACAGGGCTTGTGTGTTTAGCCCTTGTGGTAGTGTGTGCACTTCAAGCAAAGGCCACTGGGTCTACCTACTCAAGGACAGCTAACTATCAGAATGAGATTGTCATTCGATg CCCTGACAAGAAGAAGGCCACCATACAAACCCTACAAGCTCACTCTGACGTTTGGCACGTAGGCAAAGACACGATTGACGTTCGCCTGAGCAAGAAAACGTTTGCACGTGTGCAGAACTACTTCCCTAAATGCCATATTGTTGTGGCCAACGTGGAGTCATTTGTGCAGCAAGCTGAGGTACAGATGTTCAGGATGGCAGAGGAACAGGCGTGGGTACAAGAGGTTATGGCTGAAACCATCCCAAAG TGTGGTGGCCTAAAGCAGTGTGAGGCTGCTCTGGAAGAATGGGAGGCTGATCAACAAATgtctctttctttctttgaaCAATAT caccCCTATGAGGACATCAAGTCATTCTACAAGACACTCTCTGAGACTCATGCTAACTTGGTGACGTATGTGTCCTCCATTGGTAAGACAGCCGAGGGCAGGGACATGCCAGCAGTGCACATCACTGCCTCCAAGAATCCCAACAGAAAGAGGTTCTACATGCAGTGCCAACTCCATGCAA GAGAGTGGATCACTGGtggagtgtgcatgtacattgccAACCATCTAGCAACAGAGTATGAAAAGAGCAGTAGAGTAAAGAGTCTCCTAGATAACATGGAGTTTGTGATGGTGCCCATTGTCAACCCGGACGGAAtagcg TACACGTGGGAGCATGACCGACTCTGGCGTAAGAACAGAAAGCAGAACTCGTATTCACCAAGCTGTCCTGGAGTAGACATCAATAGAAACTTTCCTCTGGGATTTCTCCAC AAATCTATCGGGCATGCGTGTGATGAAGACTACCCCGGTTTTAATGCAGGCTCTGAGCACGAAACTAAAAATATCATGAAATTCTTTCGTAACAATGCTCCTATCGTTGGCTCCATTGATTGGCACTCTTATGGACAGCTGATCTTGCGACCGTACGGATACACAAACGCATCTGCACCAGACGAATCTTTCATGCTAAGCCTCTCCAACACTATGAAGGACAAGATACACAGTGTGCACGGACAACACTACTCACCAGAGAAATCAGAAGAGCTCTACTTTTGTTACGGCATTGCTGCTGACTG GCTGTACAGTAACAATGCTGCATCCACCAACAAGGGCTATAGGTCTGCCTCCATCTGCATTGAACTGAGGGACTCTGGCCATCCATATGGATTCCTACTGCCTGCTGATCAG ATTGTCCCCACTGCTGAGGAGGTGCTCCCTGCTGTCCTGTACTATGCTGAGACAATGCTGAACCATCCCCTCATTTACAACAGGAAGTCTCAACTGAAGGAGCCAGTTTTCGATGCAAAGAAACATCACTCCCGCAATGGACTGTGA